Within the Thermoplasmata archaeon genome, the region GAAAGGCCCGCGGCGGTCAGGATCGCGTCCGCGGCGTTCAAGGAGAAGATCACGGGGATCGAGACGAGGACGTTGGATGCGATGTAGGACCACATCACGGTCCGGGGCTTCGCCCCGAGGGCGCGGGCGGCCTCCACATAGGTTTCCTCCTTCACGGAGAGGGTGTGGTTTCTCGTGACGCGGTAGTACAGGGGGATGTAGATCACCGTGATCGCGATGCCGATGTTCAGGACGCCCTTGCCCAGGAAGAGCGCCACGAGGGCCGCCAGGAGGAGCCCGGGGAACGCGTACACGGAGTCCATGACGAGGACGAGGACGCGGTCCAGGTAGCCGCCGTGGTAGCCGGAGAACAGGCCCACGGGGAAGCCGATCACGAGCGCCAGGAGGACGCCGATGACCATGATCTCGAGCGAGCTGCGCGCGCCCCAGAGGACACGGCTGAACACGTCGCGGCCCAGGTCGTCCGTCCCCATCCAGTGCGCCGCGCTCGGAGGCTGGTTCAGGGTCGACGTGAGGACCGTGGGGTCGTACGGCGCGAGGATCGGCGCGAACACCGCGATCACGATGAAAGCGATCAGGAGCACGAGGCCGAGCCAGGCGAGGCGGCCCGCGAGGGTCTTCCGCTGCTCCAGCATGGGGTGGACGAACCGGCCCAGGAGGGTGCGCGGACCGAAGATGGACTCCCAGGTCACCTCGTCGCGCTTCCGGGTTTCGGTCGCCATCTCAGTACCTCACGCGGGGGTCGATGATCCCGTTCACGATGTCGATGCAGACCGAGATCACGATGATGATGAGCGCGTAGATCACGATCGTACCCTGGATCATCGGGTAGTCCTTCGAGTTGATCGAGTCCAGGAGGAGCGTGCCCATCCCGTCCCACGAGAACGTGCGCTCCGTGAGGACGGCGCCCGCGAACAGGATCGCGAACTGGAGGCCCAGAATCGTGACCACGGGGATCAGGGCGTTCTTGAACGCATAGCGGTACACGATGG harbors:
- a CDS encoding ABC transporter permease, with the translated sequence MATETRKRDEVTWESIFGPRTLLGRFVHPMLEQRKTLAGRLAWLGLVLLIAFIVIAVFAPILAPYDPTVLTSTLNQPPSAAHWMGTDDLGRDVFSRVLWGARSSLEIMVIGVLLALVIGFPVGLFSGYHGGYLDRVLVLVMDSVYAFPGLLLAALVALFLGKGVLNIGIAITVIYIPLYYRVTRNHTLSVKEETYVEAARALGAKPRTVMWSYIASNVLVSIPVIFSLNAADAILTAAGLSFLGFGLERPTPDWGLDLSDAQRFLGNGIWWTSVFPGLMIILLTVGLSFLGEGLNDLVNPLLKKERQ
- a CDS encoding ABC transporter permease; the protein is IVYRYAFKNALIPVVTILGLQFAILFAGAVLTERTFSWDGMGTLLLDSINSKDYPMIQGTIVIYALIIIVISVCIDIVNGIIDPRVRY